GAAGCAGAGGTAGTGTTCCCCGCCCGGTTCGGCCCGGGGCGTGAAGGCGTTCGTGTCCACCGGCGGATGGACAACGGCGGCCTCGCGGCGCCAGTATTTGCGGATGCGCCGGGCCACATGGCGGGAATTGGCCACGAAGTGGTCCACCCGCTGGGCGCTGAGGAAGTCCCACTGCCGCAGGGAAGGCAGCAGCAGGCGCATGGCCAGGCGGGAGAGCCGCCCCGTGCTCCGCATGTAGGCGGGCCAGTTGTCCCACAGATAGCGCATGGGCGTGTGGCAGTAGCAGACGTGCAGGCAGTCGGGCCGGGTGATGACCCCCTTGGCGGGCCCGGACTCGCTGGAGATGACCAGATCGTAATCCGTCAGGTCCAGCTGCTCCAGGGCATGGGGCATGAGGGGCAGGTATTTTTTGTACAGCCTGCGGCTGGCGGGCAGGCTGTCGATGAAGGTGGTGCTGATCCTGTGCTGCCGGAACCGGGGCAGGAGTTTTTCCCTGTCCACCACATGGGTGAAGATGTCCGCCTGCGGATAGAGGCGGCACAGGGCCTCCAGCACTTTTTCACCGCCGGCCATGTTGACCAGCCAGTAATGCACCAGAGCGACCTTCATGCTAGGCCTTGGGGCGGTCGCCGATGGCGGCGGTGATCTGGGCCTCGGCGGCCAGCTTGCCGTCCACGTACGCGCGGGCGTCCATCTTGCAGAGCTTGAGCTTCATGCGGATATTGTCGCAGTGCAGTTCCAGACGGTCGCCGGGCAGCACCTGACGGCGGAACTTGACGCCGTCCAGGCCGGTGAAGAAGAAGAGCTTGTCCGACAGGTCGCCTTCCATGCCGGAGACCGCCAGCAGGGCGCCGGCCTGGGCCAGGGCCTCAAGGATGAGCACGCCGGGCATGATGGGCGCGCCGGGAAAATGGCCCTGGAAGAAGGGTTCGTTGATGGTCACGTTCTTGTAGGCCCTGATATGGGAGCCAGGCACGCATTCCAGCACGCGGTCCACCAGCAGGAAGGGATAGCGGTGGGGCAGGATGGAAAGGATGCGCTGGATGTCCATGGTGATAGGCGTTGCGTCCGACATGGAAAAACTCCTTTGATGGGTATGATGGCGCAGTTTAGCCCGATGCCCGGCGCAAGACAAGGCGGGCAAAAAAAAGCCCCCTGCGGACAGGGGGCTCGAGATCCGGCGGTACGGGGGGGCTACTTGCTGCCCTTGGCCTTTTCGTCCTTGTGCATCTTGTTGACTTCGGCCAGCACGTCCTGGGTCAGGTCCATGCTCTGGTCGGCGTAGAGGACGCCACCGGCGGTGATGTCCACCACGAAGTTGAAGCCCTTGCGCTGGGCCACGTTGTAGGTGGCATTGAAGACCAGGGTGACCATATCCTGGCGCAGCTTGACTTCGTCCTGTTCCACCTTGCGCAGGAAGTTGCGGGTCTTCTGGTCCAGTTCCTGCTTCTTGCGGATGAAGGCCAGCTTCTTTTCATCAGAGGCCTTGGGGCCCTTCAGTTCTTCGGCGGCCTTCTTCAGGGCCTCGCCCTGCTTTTCCAGGGCGGCACGTTCCTTGCCGTACTTGCTTTCCATCTGCTTTTTGGCGGCCTGGGCAGGTTCGCTCTGGGTGGCGACGGCCTGCATGTCCACGACGCCGATCTTGGCGGCAGCAGGTTCAGCGGCATTGGCGGCAACGGCCCCCGCCATCATCAGGCAGACCGCAAGGGTCAGATACATCAGTTTGCGCATGGAAAAAACTCCCTTTGATCGAATGCTCCGCGGATCGAGGATGCCGCCAGGCAGTGATTGTGTAGATTTTCTGGTAGCAAGAGGAGCGCCTCTTGTTTACCGCTCATCACATAGCACCAGAGGCAGGGGGCGTCAAGGAATTCTGGGCCGTGCGGTTCTGCCGCACGCGATCGCGGTAGCTCAGGATGCCTTCGGCCAGCCCCTCGGCCAGGATCATGCGGTAGCGGGCATCGAGCAGGTTGCGGGCCTCATGCGGGTTGGAGCAGTAGCCCACTTCCACCAGGACGCAGGGCATGCGCGCGCCCAGCAGGACGATGAAGGGGGCCGCCCGGGTACCGTTGTCGCGCACGGCATAGCCGCGGCGCTTCAGACGGGCCAGGGACTGTTTCTGGATATCGCCGGCCAGGCGGCGGCTCTCGTACTGGCGGGCCGTGAGCATGCTGTCGGAAAGGACCTTCTGCACCTCGCCCAGGTTCCTGTCGGTGCGGGCGTTTTCCTGGCTGGCCACACGCACGGCCCGGGGGTCGCGGGAGATGTCCAGGTAATAGGTCTCGAAGCCGTTGATGCCGCGGTCCTCGTGCGCATTGACATGGATGGAGACGAACAGGTCGGCTCCGGCCCGGTTGGCTTTGCCGGTACGGTCACGCAGGCTCACGGCCACGTCCTTGCGACGGCTGTAGATGACCTCCAGACCGTTGTCCTCCAGCAGGCGGCCCAGACGCAGGGCGATGTCCAGGGTGATGTTGCGCTCGACCACATCGTTGTGGATGGTGCCCGGATCACGGCCGCCGTGCCCGGCATCGAGGAACACGCGCTGCACGGAAAGGCCCGGCTGTCCGGCCACCAGGTTGCCGGCCGGGACGGCCGTGCCCCTGCCGTCGGAGGCATCCGTCGGCAGGACGCCCGCAGCGGCGTCGGGGGCCAGCTGGCGGCGCAGGGCCACGGCCTGGGGGCGCATGTCGCCACGGGGATATTCCTTTTCCAGACGGGCCAGCAGGCGCACGGCCCCGGCGCGGTCCTTGAGCTCCCCGGCACTGATCTGCGCCGCCAGCAGCAGGGCATCGTCAGCCAGGGCGCTGCCGGGGAACTCTTCCGGCACCCGCAGCAGCAGGGTACGGGCCGTGCGGTAGTCGGCGGCAAGGTGGGAGCAGTCGGCCAGCGCGCGGGCACTGACACCGGCACGGAACAGGGCCGCCGCACTGATCGTGGCGCCGGGACGGCTCTGGTAGACCTGCAGGAAATCGCCCCGCAGGTTTTCCCAGGGTTCGCGCCAGCAGGAACGGCGCTTGTCGGCACGCAGGAGCTCCATGGTCTTCTTGGCTTCCTCGTAGCGCTGCAGGGCCTGGCGGGCATCCTCCGCCGGAGGGGCGTCGGATATCTGACGGGCGGGCGGCCCGGAAGGCTGGACCGCATCCTTGCCCGGGGCAAGTTCCTGCCGCAGGCGGCGGGCCTCGGCGGCCATGTCACCGTTCGGATAGTCCCGGCAAAGCGTGTCCAGCAGCGTCAGCGCACCCCGGCTGTCCTTGAGCCTGCCGGCACGGATGCGGGCGGCGCGCAGCAGGGCGTCGTCGGCCAGGCAGCTGCTGTCGTGCCGGCGCGCCACGTCCTCGAATGTCCCGGCGGCCTTGCGGGCGTCGGCCAGGGCGAAGGAGCGGCGGGAAAGCTCTTCGTAGCATTCCGCGGCCTTGAACAAAGCCGCGGGACGGTTGGGCCAGGTGGAGGCGTCCTGGTGGATGTCCCGGAAGACGGCGGCCATCTCTTCCCAGGGGGCGCGCTGCATGCCGCGCGTGCCGTCCCGGCGCAGTCGCTCCATGTCTTCCTTGGCGGCTTCATAGCGCTGCGCGGGGGACAGCACGGCGCCATGACTGATGGTGTGGCAGAAGGCCGCCAGCAGGGAAAAGGCCAGGATGAACCCCAGGGGGGGCAGGATACGGGCCATCATGCCGGGGGACTGGGGACGGGGAGCGGGGGTGACTTTTTTCCTGGCCATGACACGGAACTCGCTGGATGGTGGCTGCTCCCGGGAGGGGAACCTTGCCGCAGCCTATCCTTTGCAGGTTGTGTGCCATGCGATGGATGACATGAAAGAGACAGTTTTTCCAAAGTGTTAGCTGTGCCATTTCCCGATGGACGGACGAAGGCGTCTGTTTTCCGACATAAAAAAAGCTCCCCGAAGGGAGCTTTTTTGACGCGAAGGAGACCAGCCCGGCCTAGAAGAACTGGCCCATGCTGAATTCCAGACGGCCCTGCTCGCGCTCGCCGTCATAGTCCTTGGAGAGGGGGTAGCCGTAGGCCAGGCGCAGGTCGCCCATGGGCGAACGCCAGCGCAGCTCCAGACCGGCGGAATAGACGATCTTGTCGTTGAGGTCGTCGGCCATGGTCTTGTGGTCGATGTTGAAACCGGCATCGAAGAAGGGCACCAGGGCAAGGCCCATGTCCTTCTGGAAGGTCCAGATGTATTCCACGTTCAGCACGCCCATGCGGTCACCGCCGATCTGGTCGCCGCCGTACTTGTCGTCGCGGGGCGAAAGGTCGGAGTAGGAGTAGCCGCGCACGGTGTCCATGCCGCCCAGCCAGAAGCGTTCGAACACGGGCACGCGGCTGCTGGTGTTCTGGAACACGCCGCCCACGCGGGCGCGCAGGTGGAAGGTGTTCTCGGGATTGATGGACCAGAAGCCCTGCCAGTCGGCCACGGCCTTGATGAAGTTGTCGGTACCGCCCAGGCCGCCGCCGCCGTATTCGGCCCACAGGCGGGCGATGGTGCCCTTGGTGGGACGGGCGCGGTCGTCGGTGGTATCGCGCAGGATGCGGGCGGAAATGGCGCTGGTCCAGTTGGTGCCCTTGTAGTCGGAGATGTAGGGCGAGGCGTCGGCATCCACGTCATACAGGTCGTAGCGTTCCAGGCGGTAGCCCAGGCCCACGGACGTATATTCCCCGATGGGATAGCCGAAGCGGATGGTGTCGCCGATGGTCTCCTTGGTGAAGTCGTCCCAGTAGTCGTAAATGTAGTAGATGTCGTTGCCGAAGGACAGATCGGTGTCGTAGACGCGCGGGTTGGTGAAGGAGAGCACGCCCGACGTGCGGCGCCAGGAGAAGAAGCCCTGCAGCTGCACCTGATAGCCGCGGCCGAAAAGGTTGCGCTCCATGATGGAGGCCGTCACGCCCACGTCATAGTAGGTGGAGTAGCCGATACCGCCCATGAGGGCGCCGGTGTTGTCTTCCTTGACCTTGATCTTGAGGTCCACTTCGTCGGGCCGGTCGGTGGGGATCAGCTCGCTGTCGATGGCGGAGAAGTAGCGCAGGCGGTTCAGGCGCTCGGCGGAGCGGCGCATCTTCTCGCCGTCGTACTGGTCGCCGTCGCCCAGGCGCATCTCGCGCAGGATGACGTTGTCACGGGTCTTGGTGTTGCCGTCGACCATCAGGCGCCGGATGAAGACCTTTTCCTTCTTGTTGACCATGTAGCCCACGTCCACCATGGGCTCGTCGCCATCCACCTTCATGACGCGGGTATCCACTTCGGCAAAGGCATAGCCGCGGTCGGTGTAGAAGTTGGTCAGGCGCTTGCTGTCTTCCTGCATGACGGTGATGGAGAAGTAGTCGTTGTCCTTCTTCCATTCGTCCATCTCGACCACATCCAGCATGGCCTGCTCTTCGTCGATGATGTCACCGCCGAACTTGATGTCGTGGATCTTGTAGCGGGGGCCTTCGTGGACCTTGAAGGTCACATAGATGCCGTCTTCCTTGTACTGCACGTCGGGAGCGGCCACCTGGATGTCCACGAAGCCCTGGTTCAGGCCGTAGGCGGCGATGGCGTTGGTGTCGCGCTCCAGGTGCTCTTCCTTGAGCACGCCGGTGCCCGTGAACCAGGAGAAGATGTTGCGGGGCTTGAGGGCCAGGTATTTGTCCATGTCGCTCTTGTCCAGCTGCTCCAGGCCCTCGATCTTCACTTCCTTGATGTAGAGCTTGTTGCCTTCTTCCACCTGGATGACCAGCACGGCGCCGCGGCCGCCGGAGCGGCTGTCCAGGCGGTAGCTGGAGCGGGCCAGGTAATAGCCTTCCTTGCGGTAGAGCTCGTTGATCTTCTGCAGGTCGTCGGCGATGAGCTGTTCGTTGAGCACGTTGCCGGACTTGGTGCCCATGGCGGCGATCACGTCCTCGGCGTCAATCTCGTGGTTGCCTTCCACGATGATGTTCTCGATGCGGGGTTTTTCCGCCACGGTGAAGACCAGCACGTTGCCTTCCATGTGGGCCTGGACGTCGCTGAAGTAGCCCAGTTCCCAGATGCGCTTGACTTCTTCGTTGATGTCATTGGCGGAGGGGGTGTCGCCCTTGCGGATGGAAAGGCGCATGAGGACCACTTCGGGGTCCATGACCTGCAGGCCGCGCACCTGCACGTCGGCCAGGGCGCCCTTGGCGGTGCCCATGGGCACGAAGTCGGCACGGCCGATGGGGTCGGTGGGCTCGGTGCGGGGAGCGCTGCTGGCCGCAGGGGCGGCGGCACCGGCACCGGCCAGCATGCCGGACGCCTGGCCGGCCATGGCGGCGGCGCATTCGTTGAGGCTCAGCAGGGAGGGGCGGTCGAAGTTGGCGGGCCTGGCCTGGCCTTCGTTCACCGGTACCAGCAGGGACTGCAGGGAAAAGCCTTCGCCGTTCTGCGTGAAGCTGCCGAACAGCACCAGGTCGGCTCCCGCTTTCCTGCCCAGTTCGCGGGCGGCGGCCATGTCGATGCTGCCGCCGCGGGAAGACAGCAGGCTGCGGGCCTTGTCCATGGGGATGACGGCAAGGCCGCGCTGCTGCATCTCCGTACCGATGATCTGCGGCACATCCCGGGCCGCATCGGGCATCTCGGGGCCGGCAGTGACCTGGAAGGGCAACACCAGCACCGTGTTTCCCGCGGCCTGCAGGGGGGCAGCCCACAAGGCCAGCAGGGCGAAACAGAACAGGCCCAGCCAATTACGCAAATGTTTTTTCATACAGAGTCCCCGCTCTCAGTTCCAGACTGCGATTCATGGTGGCGGCCAGCTCGCGGTTGTGGGTGACAATCACGAGGGTCATGCCCAGCTCGCGGTTCAGTTCGCGCATCAGGGTGCTGACCTGCTCGCCGGTATTTTCGTCAAGGTTGCCCGTGGGTTCGTCGGCCAGCAGCACCCGCGGGCGCAGCAAAACGGCACGGGCAATGGCCACCCGCTGCCGCTCCCCGCCGGACAGGGTGGAGACCTTGCTCTCCACACGGTGGGCCAGGCCCACACGTTCCAGCATGGTTCGGGCATCGGGCAGCACATCGGCCCGGCAGGCACCGCCTATCAGGGCCGGCATGGCCACATTTTCCAGGGCCGAGAATTCCGGCAGGAGATGATGGAACTGAAACACGAAGCCCAGCGTCCTGTTGCGGAAGCGGGCCTTCTCGTCAGGCGTCATCCCGGACATGTCCCGGCCGTCAAAAAAGATTTTTCCACTGCTTGGAGTATCAAGAGCCCCCATAAGATGCAAGAGGGTACTCTTGCCGGAGCCGGAGGTCCCCACGATGGCCAGTGATTCCCCCTCTTCCACGGACAGATTGATATCCTTGAAGATCTCCAGGTTCTCCGGGCCGGAGAACCGCTTGCCCACATGTTCGAATTTGTAGAGCTCGGCCATGATCGCTGATCACTCGTAGCGCAGGGCTTCCGCGGGCTCGAGGCGTGCGGCCTGCCGCGCCGGGTACAGGGTTGCCAGGAAACAGAGCAGCATGGCGCTGGCCCCGATGATGAGCACGTCCTGCCAGGAGATGATGATGGGCAGGTGGTCCAGGGTGTAGACGTTCTCGGGCAGCTTGATGAAGCGGTAGCGCTTCAGCGCCCAGCCCAGGCTCAGGCCCATGCCGTAGCCCAGCAGGGTGCCCACGAAGCCGATGATGGTGCCCTGGAGCATGAAGATGCGGCGGATCATGGAACGGGTGGCGCCCATGGACATGAGGATGGCGATGTCGCGTGTCTTCTCCATGACCAGCATGACCAGGGAGGTCACGATGGAGAAGGAGCCGATGAGCACCACCATGGTCAGCAGGATGAACATGCCGATCTTTTCCAGCTTGAGGGCCGCGAAAAGGTTGGCGTTCATCTCCATCCAGTGGCGCACGTAGAAGGGGGAGCCCAGGGTGTCCTGCACGCTCCGGGCGATGGCGTCGGCCTTGTAGACGTCATCCACCATGATCTCGATGCCGGTCAGGAAACCGTCGGGCAGGCCGAGGATGTCGCGCGCGGCCTTGAGGTCCACAAAGGCCAGGGTGGCGTCGTATTCGAACATGCCGGTCTTGAAGATGCCCACCACCTCGAAGGGGCGGATGCGCGGCGAATAGCCGGTGGCGCCCTTTTCGCCCGAGGGGGAGAGCAGGTTGACGCGGCTGCCCAGCCCGATGCCCAGACGCTTGGCCAGTTCCTCGCCGATGACGATGCCCGGCGTGCCCTCGCGCTTCAGACCGGCCACGGAGCCGCGGCGGATCTCGCGCAGCATGCTCAGGACCCGGGGCGCGCTCTCGGGGTCGATGCCGCGCAGCACCAGGCCTTTGACGCCGCCGGCCGCGGAGAGCATGACCTCGGTATAGATGAAGGGCGTGGCGCCGCGCACATGCTCCACGGCCTCCACCCGCCGCACCAGGTCGGGGTGCTGCTGGAAGGCCGCGGGCACATAGGACATGACGATGCCGTGGGCATTGGCGCCGATGATCTTGTCGCGCATGTCGGTGGTCAGGCCGTTGTAGACGCCCAGGACCACCACCAGGGCGCCGACGCCGAGGGCGACGCCCAGGATGGACATGATGGAGATAATGTAGATGAAGGTCTGCTTGCGGCGCGAGAACAAATATCTCAGCGCCACGAACAGCTCAAAGGGCATGCGCATGCTTGTTTAGAACTCCGGACGCAGCAGCGGGAAGAGGATGACTTCGCGGATGGAGGCGGAGTCCGTCAGCAGCATGACGAGGCGGTCGATGCCGATGCCTTCGCCGGCTGCCGGGGGCATGCCGTATTCCAGGGCGCGCAGGAAGTCCTCGTCCATGGCGTGGGCTTCGTCGTCGCCGGCCTCCTTCTCGCGCACCTGCTCTTCGAAGCGCAGACGCTGGTCCACGGGGTCGTTGAGCTCGGAGAAGGCGTTGGCCAGTTCACGACCGGTGATGAACAGTTCGAAGCGGTCCGTCAGGTCGGGATGCTCGTTGTTGCGGCGCGACAGGGGCGAGATCTCGGTGGGGTAGTGGTAGATGAAGTGGGGCTGGATCAGCTTCTCTTCCACATCCAGGTCAAAGAGCTTGGCGTGCAGCTTGGGCAGGCTCTCGCTGTCGGTGGCCTTTTCGCCGCGGCTGCGGATGTAGTCGCGCACCTTGTTGTAGTCGTTGTAGAATTCGGGGCTGTGGCCGCCGATCTTGGTCAGTGATTCGTAAAAGGACATGCGGGTCCACTTGCCGGGGGTGAGGTCGATCTCCTGGCCCTGGTAGGTGATGACCGTGCCGCCGCAGACCTTGCGGGCCAGACGGGCGAAGAGTTCTTCGGTCAGGTCCATGAGGTCATGGAAGTTGGCATAGGCCCAGTAGAACTCACAGGAGGTGAACTCCGGGTTGTGGCGGGTGTCGATGCCTTCGTTGCGGAAGTTGCGGTTGAGCTCGAAGACCTTCTCGAAGCCGCCCACCAGCAGGCGCTTGAGGTAGAGCTCGGGCGCGATGCGCATGTAGAGCTTGAGGTCCAGGGCGTTGTGGTAGGTCTCGAAGGGGCGGGCGGCGGCACCGCCGGCCACGGCCTGCATCATGGGGGTCTCCACTTCCATGAAGCCGCGCTCCTCGAGGAAGCGGCGGAACTCGCTCACGATCATGCTGCGCTTGCGGAAGATCTCGCGGGCGCGCTCGGTGACGATGAGGTCCACATAACGCTGGCGGTAGCGGGTCTCCATGTCCTTGAGGCCGTGATACTTTTCCGGCAGGGGGCGCATGGAGCGGGTGATGAGCTTGAGGTTGCGGCAGGAGATGGTCAGCTCGCCCGTCTTGGTGTGGAAAAGATGGCCGGACACGCCGACGATGTCGCCCACGTCCAGCTTCTTCACGACATTATAGACATCTGCGGGCAGCTCTTCGCGGCTGGCATAGCACTGGATGCGGCCGCTCTCGTCCATGAGGTGGAAAAAGGCCACCTTGCCGAAGGAGCGCAGCGAGACGATGCGGCCGGCGATGGCGAACACGTCCCCCTTGGCCTCCAGCTCTTCGGCGCTCAGGCTGCCGAAATTGTCCAGCACCCAGCTGACGGCATGTTCCTTGCGGAAATCATTGGGGAACAGCGGTACACCGGCATCCAGCAGGTCACAGGCTTTGACGACGCGGTTTTTGATGACTTCGTTGAGCATGTCGCGCTGGGCAAAGCCCTCAAGCATGGGCATGAAATAGGCGGCGTGCTGCGACTTGGTGTTCAGCTTGATCTTTTGCTTCTTAGGACTCTTTTCCCGGTTTTCCACTGCAAACTCCTGACTTCGGGCATGGCCCGGCCCGCTTTCGGGCTCAACGGTTGAATGGCTAGAGGTATGCCATTCAGGCCCTGCCGTCAAGGTTCCGGGCCGGGAGGGCCCGGCGGGCGGAGGGTGCCTTTCGGCCCGGAAAGTGATAAAGTAGTCATACTTGAATTCCATTGAATCATAGTTTACCGTTTTCAAAACGTAACCCCCGCAAGGACCAAGCATGAAAAAACTGACCATCTCTTTTCTCGGCCGGGACTGTCCCGGCATCGTTTCCGCGGTAAGCCAGATCCTCGGGCAGACCGGCTGCAATATTATCGAGGTCACCCAGACCATCCTTTGCGGTGAGTTCGCGGCCATTTTCATCGTCCAGGCTCCTGAAAACGTGACGGAAGAATCCCTGCACAGCCAGCTGGCCCTGGGCCTGGTGGATGCCAAGCTCGACCTTTCGGTGCTGGTGCGCCCGGCGGTGGAAGGCCGCTGGGAAGATTCCGTGGTCAGCCAGCCCTTCGTGGTCACGGTGGACGGTCCCGACCGTCCGGGCCTCATCGCGGCCATGAGCCGCGTCTTCGCCCGTCACGGCGTCAACATCGACAGCCTCAAGGCCGTCCTGGGCCAGGAGCACAGCAACCACGCTCTGTTCGTGTTCGAAGTCAAGGTCCCCGAAAAGGCCGACCTGGGCCGCCTGCGTCGCGAGCTGGCCAGCGAGGGCCAGGCCCAGGGCCTGCGCGTCAGCGTGCAGCACCGCGACATCTTCGAAGCCGTCCACCGCATCGGCTCCTTCTAGGATCCTGCCCTTCCCGGGAGCGCGGCAGGGCCGCCTCCGCAAGTATCATAAGGAATATCCATGCTTTCTGAACGCGAAGTTATCAACACGCTCAACATGCTCCGCAACGAGCATCTGGACGTGCGCACCGTGACCCTGGGCGTGAGCCTGTTCGACTGCGTCAGCCACGACATCGACCTCTTCACCGGCAACGTCAAAGCCAAGCTGCACCGCTATGCCTCCCAGCTGGTCAACGTCTGCAACGAGGTGGGCGACAAGTACGGCATCCCGGTGGTCAACAAACGTATCAGCGTCAGCCCCATCGCCGTGGTGGGGGCCCCCTTCGGCCCCGACGGCATGGTGCGCGTCTGCCAGGCCCTGGACGAAGCGGCCAAGGAAGCCGGCGTCGACTTCCTGGGCGGTTTTTCCGCCCTGGTGGAAAAAGGGTTCGCCAACGGTGACCGTGCCCTCATCGAGGCCCTGCCCGAAGCCCTGGCCACCACGGACCGCATCTGCTCCTCCATCAACGTGGCCTCCTCCCGTTCCGGCATCAATATGGATGCCGTGGCCCTGATGGGCGAACAGATCCTCAAGGTGGCCCAGGCCACGGCCGACCGCGGCGGCCTTGGCTGCGCCAAGCTGGTGGTCTTCGCCAACATCCCGCAGGACGTGCCCTTCATGGCCGGTGCCTATCTGGGCGTGGGCGAGCCCGATGTGGTCATCAACGTGGGCGTCTCCGGCCCCGGCGTGGTCAAGAAGGCCATCGACCGCGCCCTGGAGCACAGCCGCCACGGCGGCAGGCCCATGACCCTGCTGGATGTGGCCGAAGTCATCAAGCGCACGGCCTACAAGGTGACCCGCGTGGGCGAGATGATCGGTAACGAAGTGGCCCAGCGCCTGGGCCTGCCCTTCGGCGTGGCCGACCTTTCCCTGGCGCCCACCCCGGCCGTGGGCGACAGCGTGGGCGAGATCTTCCAGAGCGTGGGGCTGTCCAGCATCGGGGCGCCCGGCACCACGGCCGTGCTGGCCATGCTCAACGATGCCGTGAAAAAGGGCGGCGCCTTCGCCTCCTCGTCCGTGGGCGGCCTGTCCGGCGCCTTCATCCCTGTTTCCGAGGACTCCAGCATCGAGGCGGCGGCCACCTCCGGTCTGCTGAGCCTGGAAAAGCTGGAAGCCATGACCAGCGTCTGCTCCGTGGGCCTGGACATGATCGCCATCCCCGGTGATACCCCGGCCAGCACCATCTCCGGCCTCATCGCCGACGAGATGGCCATCGGCATGATCAACCACAAGACCACGGCCGTGCGCGTCATCCCCGTGCCCGGCAAGGGCGTGGGCGAGGAAGTGAGCTTCGGCGGCCTGCTGGGCAAGGCGGCCATCATCCCCGTGCCCAAGGGCGACGCCAGTGCCTTCATCGGCCTGGGCGGCCGCATCCCGGCCCCCATCCACAGCCTGAAGAACTAGCCGGCAGCTGACGACAATAAAAAAGGACGGGATCTTTTCCCGTCCTTTTGTGCTTTTGGGGGGAAGGAGCCCGGCTTCCCCAGATGTCCGGGCCGCTCATGCGGACATCCGGCGGCCGTTTTGCCGGCCGGTCATGCCGGGGCCCTCTCTTGCTGGCATGTCGGCAGCGGCATGGGTGACGGGAGCAGGGCATCCTCCTCCAGCCCTGTGCGGCGCGCTGGCTTTTTGTCCGTGCTGCGACATCAGGAGGAGAGGGACAATGGCCGGACGAGGCCGGACAGACGAGGGAGGCAGGAGGATGCCGGAAGGGGATTTTTTCCGCTGCGATCAGGCGGCCGTGGATTATCTGGCCCGCAAGGACAAAAAGCTGGCAGCGGCCATGCAGGCCATCGGTCCGGTACGGCGGGAGGTCATGCCGGATCTTTTCCAGGCCCTGATGCATGCCATCACGGGCCAGCAGATCAGCATGGCGGCCCAGCGCACGGTCTGGGGACGTTTGTGCGGCCTGCTGGGCGAGGTCACGCCGCAAAATTTGCTGGCCCGGCCGCAGGCGGCCTTGCAGGCCCTGGGGCTTTCCGCGCGCAAGGTGGACTACATGCGCGGCATCGCGCGGCAGGTGGTGGACGGGGAACTGGATCTGCCGGGCATGGCCGCCCTGGAGGACGCCGAAGTCTGCCGCCGCCTTTCCGCCCTGCGCGGCATCGGCGTCTGGACGGCCGAGATGCTGCTGCTCTTCTCCCTGCAGCGGCCCGACATCCTGAGCTATGACGATCTGGCCATCCGGCGCGGCCTGCGCATGCTCTACCGGCACAAAGAGATGCCGCGGGAACGCTTCGAGCGCTACCGCAGGCGTTTCTCTCCCTATGGTTCGCTGGCCTCGCTCTATCTGTGGGCCATCGCCGGCGGGGCCCTGCCGCAGCTGGACGATCCGGCGGAACGCGGAAAAGGCGGTGTCCGCCCTTCCGGGCGTGGCAGAGGAACGCCGGTGAAGTCCTGAGCGCTGCCGCCTGTTGCGGGGGCGCACGGCCGTCCAGTCTGCGTGAACGGGGGCGTTTCGGAGGCCCGGGAACGGACGGGGATTTCGTGTCGGGCCTGCCTGCGCGCACGGAGGCTTTTTCCCTGATGGCGCTGCTGCCTGTCGTGCTCATGGCATGCACAGGGACGACTTGC
This is a stretch of genomic DNA from Desulfovibrio piger. It encodes these proteins:
- a CDS encoding PFL family protein, translated to MLSEREVINTLNMLRNEHLDVRTVTLGVSLFDCVSHDIDLFTGNVKAKLHRYASQLVNVCNEVGDKYGIPVVNKRISVSPIAVVGAPFGPDGMVRVCQALDEAAKEAGVDFLGGFSALVEKGFANGDRALIEALPEALATTDRICSSINVASSRSGINMDAVALMGEQILKVAQATADRGGLGCAKLVVFANIPQDVPFMAGAYLGVGEPDVVINVGVSGPGVVKKAIDRALEHSRHGGRPMTLLDVAEVIKRTAYKVTRVGEMIGNEVAQRLGLPFGVADLSLAPTPAVGDSVGEIFQSVGLSSIGAPGTTAVLAMLNDAVKKGGAFASSSVGGLSGAFIPVSEDSSIEAAATSGLLSLEKLEAMTSVCSVGLDMIAIPGDTPASTISGLIADEMAIGMINHKTTAVRVIPVPGKGVGEEVSFGGLLGKAAIIPVPKGDASAFIGLGGRIPAPIHSLKN
- a CDS encoding glycine cleavage system protein R, with amino-acid sequence MKKLTISFLGRDCPGIVSAVSQILGQTGCNIIEVTQTILCGEFAAIFIVQAPENVTEESLHSQLALGLVDAKLDLSVLVRPAVEGRWEDSVVSQPFVVTVDGPDRPGLIAAMSRVFARHGVNIDSLKAVLGQEHSNHALFVFEVKVPEKADLGRLRRELASEGQAQGLRVSVQHRDIFEAVHRIGSF
- the lysS gene encoding lysine--tRNA ligase, translated to MPMLEGFAQRDMLNEVIKNRVVKACDLLDAGVPLFPNDFRKEHAVSWVLDNFGSLSAEELEAKGDVFAIAGRIVSLRSFGKVAFFHLMDESGRIQCYASREELPADVYNVVKKLDVGDIVGVSGHLFHTKTGELTISCRNLKLITRSMRPLPEKYHGLKDMETRYRQRYVDLIVTERAREIFRKRSMIVSEFRRFLEERGFMEVETPMMQAVAGGAAARPFETYHNALDLKLYMRIAPELYLKRLLVGGFEKVFELNRNFRNEGIDTRHNPEFTSCEFYWAYANFHDLMDLTEELFARLARKVCGGTVITYQGQEIDLTPGKWTRMSFYESLTKIGGHSPEFYNDYNKVRDYIRSRGEKATDSESLPKLHAKLFDLDVEEKLIQPHFIYHYPTEISPLSRRNNEHPDLTDRFELFITGRELANAFSELNDPVDQRLRFEEQVREKEAGDDEAHAMDEDFLRALEYGMPPAAGEGIGIDRLVMLLTDSASIREVILFPLLRPEF
- a CDS encoding ABC transporter ATP-binding protein, whose product is MAELYKFEHVGKRFSGPENLEIFKDINLSVEEGESLAIVGTSGSGKSTLLHLMGALDTPSSGKIFFDGRDMSGMTPDEKARFRNRTLGFVFQFHHLLPEFSALENVAMPALIGGACRADVLPDARTMLERVGLAHRVESKVSTLSGGERQRVAIARAVLLRPRVLLADEPTGNLDENTGEQVSTLMRELNRELGMTLVIVTHNRELAATMNRSLELRAGTLYEKTFA
- a CDS encoding lipoprotein-releasing ABC transporter permease subunit, translating into MPFELFVALRYLFSRRKQTFIYIISIMSILGVALGVGALVVVLGVYNGLTTDMRDKIIGANAHGIVMSYVPAAFQQHPDLVRRVEAVEHVRGATPFIYTEVMLSAAGGVKGLVLRGIDPESAPRVLSMLREIRRGSVAGLKREGTPGIVIGEELAKRLGIGLGSRVNLLSPSGEKGATGYSPRIRPFEVVGIFKTGMFEYDATLAFVDLKAARDILGLPDGFLTGIEIMVDDVYKADAIARSVQDTLGSPFYVRHWMEMNANLFAALKLEKIGMFILLTMVVLIGSFSIVTSLVMLVMEKTRDIAILMSMGATRSMIRRIFMLQGTIIGFVGTLLGYGMGLSLGWALKRYRFIKLPENVYTLDHLPIIISWQDVLIIGASAMLLCFLATLYPARQAARLEPAEALRYE
- a CDS encoding DNA-3-methyladenine glycosylase family protein; its protein translation is MPEGDFFRCDQAAVDYLARKDKKLAAAMQAIGPVRREVMPDLFQALMHAITGQQISMAAQRTVWGRLCGLLGEVTPQNLLARPQAALQALGLSARKVDYMRGIARQVVDGELDLPGMAALEDAEVCRRLSALRGIGVWTAEMLLLFSLQRPDILSYDDLAIRRGLRMLYRHKEMPRERFERYRRRFSPYGSLASLYLWAIAGGALPQLDDPAERGKGGVRPSGRGRGTPVKS